The nucleotide sequence AATACACCTGTTCGCGCGAAAAGCGAGAGTGATCGCAAGtgttcaaattaaaaatagcGTCAGCGTCGCCCATTGAAGGCCACCTGTCGAGTGCACTGCCTGCGGATATTTGTGGCCAGTGAAGCGTGAATCTGCAGAAAGCGCTTCATTCGGCGAATTATGCCATTGTGTTTTGTGTTCTGCTCTGTGTTATTCAACGGGTTAATTAGCTtctggccaggccaaaacaaTCAATGCGGAGAGCAGACAGTcgaagagagagagcgagcgaaAAATAACTAAGGGGAGGGCTGCCACCTTTTCTTTTCATTGTCTTCGGTTCATTAATACCCCAAAAATATCTCGTGCGTTGTGTTAACCTTAGACAGACagctgtatttatttttaagtagacaattattttatttgttgcttGGAGGAAAAGTTTGGTTAATAAAGCTAACGCGACAACCCTGAATTGCTCTGGCAACTCCCAGCTGTTTGCTTACTCTCCATGGAGGCAAACACTTTGTTACAGTGCTGCAAACTAAGCTATTTCCAAGCCAAATCTGGCAACTCATAAAAGAAgctttttgcaaattttaaaattattattgtaataacTTTAGAAAAGTAGCATTGGTCAGCggaagaaattaaaataaaactatatgCTAGTTTTGTGTTTAAAAagtatgtttatttttattttgccagcAAAggatttattaaaaagttAAACCTTAGCTATTTATTCGCTAAAAGTGTTGCCAACGGTGGTCAACActgccctctctctctctctctctctctctctctctctctcacgcCCGTAACGTCACTGTTGGTTTTGGCCAGGCTAACAACGCACACCTGCGACGCTCATTCTTCCCTGAATTGCCGTGAGTAAGCGTTGGGTTGAAAAAGCGAGCGCGTGTCGTGAATCGGAAAATCGAGACAAAGATAAAGAAAAGTTCATTATCACATGCCAGAAGAACAGCGGAAAATAAAGCCGTTGAACAAGTGAAAAACGAAAGGGAAATGCAAGTGAAAAGTCCAATTGGACCCTGCCCTTGaaagtgtgtatgtgttggcCGCAACTGTCTGCGCCtttgtgtgcgtatgtgtgtgtttgtgcgtgTGTTCGGTTCCTCCAAAAGTGTtcaatgtaaaaataaaatatccgATTAGATTCTCGAGCACAACAAAAGCAACCTTGAAAAGGCAGCCAAGAATCTGCCTTTCTGCTTTTCGGCTATTTATAACCGTTTGGAAATGCCCGACAAGTTATCCAAGTGTCCAATCGGAAAACGCACGTCGCACAATTGAAAACCTCTTGTCCATTTACCTATTCAACGTGTCTCAGTGTTTCCCTCTTCACTTGGGCGTGATCACGCATCCTTAAagcgaaaataataaaaagagtTTCAGTTCTTAAAGTTACAGTTGCGGTCAAAATAATAGTTGCATAAAGTCTTATTTGTCTACACGTCGAAAATTCAAGTACTGCACATGGATTTAAAATCAATAGATACGTTTAATATGTGACAAATCAATAAGTTTCAAAGTTTTCGAAACATTctattcaaaatatgattaATGTTTTATTGAATAGTTATCTTAACCATTATTATTTCGACTGCAACTGAGTGTCCATTTCACACCTCATTTTGTTAggtaaaaaaaacaaccaCTGGAATTCACTTTACGCACAAAAAGAACTTTAGAACGCAGCAGGATGTGGAAAGCGTAGGAAAAAAAGGTAGTAGACAACACGCAACGAAGGCCGGAAAAGGTGGAAATGACTCGCTAATTAATTAGCTAAGTAGGCAAAGGAAAAGCGGCGGAAAAAAGGTGTACCATCTAAGCCAACAATAAATTCCGATTTGTTGCAAAATTTATACCGAGCCAAGGCTTAAAATGACATCATACGCAAATGACAcaacgacagcagcagcagcaacaacggccACATCGgccgcagcaacatcatcGGATGGCGCAGCAGAGGCGGCAACTACAGCTGTCGCCGCCCACCAATCAGCTGTGGGGGGCGTGGCGCCATCAGCTGATACATCCAAAGTCAAGAGCCGCGACAATTTGTCCATTGGCCGCGGCCAATATGTCGATGACGATGGCAACAGCAGCGATGGTCGCGAAAAGGCCGACACAACACCGGAAAATATCAAGAAAATCGCCGAAATCATTGACAGTCCAGATGGCACGACCTCGGCCAACTCGCCAATACCCTCCCCCCGACATGTCCAGCTCAGGAATCCAATGAATCCCGGCTTCGTGGGCCTCGGCGCAGCAATCGATGACTCCTGTGGCAAGTTCTGCCTTGGCAAGCCGCCACCATCGCCGGCCGAGAAAGGTGAGCAATAGAGAGATGTACAGTGTTACCTTCTTAATAGTCCTGAAATGAATGCTCATGCTTGCAACAAACCTTACACTCTTTGGGTTTTCTACTTCAAAGCCATATCATATgttgtaaattttaattaatttttagttaaTGTTGATAATGATGTGGTGGGTTCATCTGGGGTTACAAACTCAGCTCTTTACATTTATGATGACTGGGATATTTTCTGCAGTTGATAGGGTTGTAGatttttattaactttatTGTAAAAACTCGTTTGAAAAACGATTAACATACCAAAAAGCGTGAACAGTATTTACAAATTACAGAGTCTATTATTGACTAGTATTTTTTAAAAGATCTTTAACCGGAGAAATCTATTCAGGCTTCTTAGTCtaatctttaaatatttggtATCCTCAAAACTGTTGCAATATCTTGGCCAAGCTAAAGAAATTGGGTTGTATTGCTAAGAGATACAGCGGCAACCGCAAAGCCCGGCGACAATTGATGGCTAATTTAGCCATGgtggtttgttgttgctcttgcttTTGTTGATCCAGGTTGCGGCTTGTCTTTGCTTTTTTCAttgttaatttgaatttttaatgaagtTATTTTGTGCGAGTCTCTGGCCACGACTAagcgcaaatatttattgcaataGTCATGCCtggcactcacacacaaacataccCTCAAACACACCTCGGATTGGCACAGTGGGCCGCGTTTAGCTGAAAAGCAAGTTCTCGATTCTGGTTTCGAGAAAGTGGAACGGGATCAATAGCCTGCGAAAGCGGCTATGTGACATCAGCTGCGCggtatttcatatttatggtGCTATGACACCAAAACTATGAAGTTGCTAATCTGGAGTTGAATGAATATATGTTTCTCCATTCGGAATTCCCGGAAACATTGATTTCAAGCTCTATTTTTTTATGCCACTTCTAATGGCAGCAGATAAAAGATAGGAAAATGAAGTACTAATTCACGAAGAATTACGAATTTCACGAACTATAAGaactttatatttaaaactttaGTTTCTCGTTacatgcaacataaattcGATGTGTGTGCTCATAAATTTCACATGTGATGTTTTGTGCAACAATGCTGCGCACAACATTTAACAACAATTATAAATAGAAGCAATATAGAATGTTAATTTAGgcctgtttattttttctttaatcgCATGTTTACAAGTTCAAAAACATTGATTGATTTATCTGTTCGGCATTAAATGGTTCTCAAGTGTTGCAACTAATTTCCTATTAAATTGGCTTGATTCCAAAACTCAGCACAACacaaaatttaatacaaaatgtaaaaaaaaaacttggtCGACACAGTGGTTTAAGCAGACAAAAGtgagtttttaaatattatggcTTTCAATGCAAATTTCCAGACAAGGCATGTGCTAAAAGGTAAACAACTTTCAActttcagatacagatacagatcgTATATTTAGGAATAACCAGCTGATTTGTTGGCCAAGAGCATCGCTCGGCTTGCCTGCAAtcctttgttttcaattaaatgattTTGCCCCATATTTTTGGCGAGCTTGAAACGCAGAAATAAAAGGCAGCCAGGAATGGATCGCAGTAACCTCCGATCGATCAACGCCCGCAGCTGTGGAGCTGAGTCATCCACAACCACTTCCAGATACTCGGACGCAAATCTGCTTCACTTTTTGGAGTATTCATTcggttgtatttttttttgccaacgaGTTGCGTGCAAGGAATGAAAATGTGTGCGATAATGACGGCGACTGCTATAATTGTGTAAGATTTGGCAAGCGCTGCGAATTGAAATCAAAACTGATAAACAACATTGAGAAATTGTAGATTTATGAAAAACAAATCGCGTCACTTGATGATGAAGGGAAAATCGAGTAGCCGGGGGCCTGGGAATTTAGGTTTCATTTCAAGTGTCGCTGACAATGAGTGCCAAGGTATAAAAACCAACGCAGCGAATAGAGGGTATTATGTCACCAGCTTAAATGATTCATTATATTGAAATGCCGCAGGGTATTCGAAAGTGTTACTCTTTGCAGCGGTCTTTCAGATTAAACTGGAATATTGAATATGaagtatattttgtttataagtAAACACCCAGTCACGTGCCATTTTATAGAGTTAATATGAattctttacattttgtttgcgTTTCCCATTCGCACATACCACCAATCCAATCAAAATTTAAGGCATTCATTCTTGGCCAGCGGCCAAGAATCAAACAGATTCGGAACAAATCTCTTCGTTTTGGCCTTGTTCCCAATTTGATTATGATTTGGGCACGCCCAATTagttgtattattaaatttgtagGTTCTTGATTTTGCCGTCAAGACCTGTCTCTAAAGTATTTCAGCAATTTTGTATTaaagaataaatttaaaatttagaGTAGATCGCAAgacatttaatatttgtggCCATGATCAAATGGACTTCAATATgcttttaaatgtaaaaatactGATGATTACTTTCtggcaaaaatggaaaacaaaaatctcATTGAACCACTCTTCTCGATTTTCTTTCCAATTTTCTGCTTCTcaagtatatatttaaatgctcGGTAAAATCGAAATAATCACCGATAACAAGACACAACAAATGGCCGCCAGTCGATGACCTCATTCGCAGATGACAAATGATGATCATCACCGATTGCTTTCACTGGTGTCGCCGAGCGGCTAAgaagtataaataaattgttaataacatttatttaaatgtgaGAAACTGACCCCATCGAAAGGCAAAACCGAAATGGAGGTGTAACTAAAAGATCACACAATGaaatcatatatataatatagacaAATTGATCGGTGATGACGTAAGCTCCGAATGCAATTAGCGAAGCTAATTGAAAACCAATTGGCAGCGTGAGAGATTTGGTTATCAATTTACGTTTTGCATTCGCTCGATTATGTTAAACTGCACATTTGCCAGTCCAAAAATGGTTTAAACTCAGAGTTAGTGAAATGTAAATGATCAAAAATGATCAGCAGGCGGTCGCACAATTTCCCATACTAGACTTtcccaaaacaacaacaatagtagCTAGCTAGCTGACCGAcaaaaattaaccaaaaaaatatatatatacgtatatgtatatatatattgcactCCAGCtttattttgctttatttattgcgAAAAGTAAAAGCGACTACACAATCGGCCAACAAATAAgagcaaacaaaagacttTTAAACGAGCACTACAACTCGACACACGGTCTATTCCACGGGCAATGGGCAACAGTAATAATAATGGCAATAATACCCGACATTTGTGTGTTGTGCCAACAGTTTTCAATTGTTGGCCCATTGCAAATGCGGCGGCTCATAAAAAGGCAAAAGGGTAGTGAGGGGTAGTGCTGAACGATAACTCGATagaagacatttttttttatggccatgcACAGTGGGCAGCGTAATTACCGTTAGTCAGTTGTTACCAATAGCGGTCTATTGTCTATCGCCGATTGCCATATACTTCCTGCCAAATTAGATTGCAAATTTTGTGTTCCAACAAGCGAATAATGTGGTTCTGGTTTTCCGCCAACTTAGAACTTTTCTGCCTAACTAACTAGCTATTTAAGTATTAGATCTAGTTAATATAAGGTTCGTAAATCGTTTGTGCTCTATTTACTATAAACAATAGATCACTTAACTTTAAGGCTTGATGACAATAGATGCTTAAGATGTCGCAGTTTCACAAAGTGTGCTATATTaggtttaaaaatgtataagaagtagaaaatattttcaattagaaTAACTTTGATATGAGATATAAATATGAAGTATTAGCCAAGTTTGTGGGAAATTGAGAACAAAGAAATTATGCACATCGTTTGCTGGACTTCCCTTTATGATTTCGATTGAGCACTTGCATCTGAGGTTGATATCTATGAATCTTGTTTTGGGATACAATTACAGTAACAAGTTAATTTGTACCAATGAAAGCTTAATCCGGAAAATGTTTTCTGTTAgtacaacaaaaatattgtccaTTTAAAGTACAGCAATTTTCTGCAGCGATGCACAAGATGAAAAACACTAATTAGAAATGCTTAACTAGTAATTACTTGGGTGTATTATTTGCAAGCTATTCGAATGAAGAAGATGCATATACatactacatatatgtatcttctTTTAATTTCAAACCAATGCTAATGATGATACATTATCACCTTGACTCCCCATTTAATTGCCCATCTGCATACTAATATTAATGGTTACCAAAGAAATATATGTGTTGCTTCGTGACCGAAAACTTGTGCAAAATAAGGCTGTGAGATCTATGGTAAATATGAATATGGATATggtatttgaaatatattttcatggCAAGCGAAACGGAAGTTCTACGGCCAGCAAAGTTTGGCAGAGCGTAAAAGTTTTGTGGGTCTTCCCCCAGTGGAACAACCGCCCCTTACCAAATACCACTATACCATATAGTTGGTAAAAGAACCTGCAATTGACCGAAATCACCGAACTCTAACCTTCACTTGCCGGGCAACCGACTGCCTTATATAGAGTACGTGTGGAAGCTACCCATCCATAGATCACGATTCTGAGAGGCGGCCCCCTAGATGGTCGCCCACCTCTCCACTCGGCATTGTATGTGCTTGTGCCACTTCGCGTGGCAGAGCTGAAAgcaaattgtttgattttctttttgcccGTGCTTTGGCCGCGGAAATGTATAGAAATCGGCTAGCGGAAGCGGTGATGGATTTCCCCCGGCTGCAGGTGGGCGTTTCGGGGCCCTTGAATCGGATGAACTTCAGGGAATGCGCCATTTGTACACCTAGAGATTGTCATCCGGAATGCAGGTTGATTGCCTTTTTCCTTAACTGTCTCTCGAAGCTGGAATATCCAGAACACAGATGTTACTTTGCGGTTTAATATTTGAGAAGCTACATAATTAAGTTGGTTCTAAAGTTTGACGGTTACTAAAACTTACTAATTGGACTTGTGCATATATGTagattatatgtatatacattttatttacatatatattcaaattatcTATTATATATCTGATTTACACCACATTACCTCTGATCCGCTCCCGAATTCCTTCGTTTTGCTGCACTTCATCCATCTATTTTTCTCGTCCGCTTGCCACTTCAGTTGAGTTCAGTTTAATTTACGCCAGCAGCTTAGTTTCGTTTTCACCGCTTAAACgctaataataaaaataataatattaactgTAAATAAATGCTAATTTAATTGTATGCCTGTTtgcttcttttcttttctattcCATTGCAGCAGCTGCGGCACAAAGCAGAGCGAACCAGCAACATGGCACTCCGCcaggcaacagcaacagcagcaactccaACCATAAATCGGCGGCGGCTGTTGAGGAGGAGAACTCGAGCGAGTCGAACACAACCACAAAGGCATCGCTGGCCTTCACCATTGATCATTTCGATGCCTCCGAGAACGATTCTGCGGCACAGGCGGCGCGCTACAAGAACATGATGGAACGTTTCCAGAATCGTCACAAGCGCGGTGCCTCCATGTCCAAGCTGGAGACGGAGAAGGATAACACGACGGCCACATCGAACAGCGGACGGCAGTCGCAGAGGAGCAGTTTGGATGCTGGCAGCAGCATGGCGGACGATGTCTCCTCCCTGACAGCAGCCACGCCCAGCAGCGAACAGGCGCCACCGGTGCAGGTGAAGATGCGAGTGCGGGATCGTAGCGCCTCCCGGGTGCGAGATGCCTCGAAGCGGCACAGTTGGTCGCCCAGGAGCTCGGCCAACGCGACCGAAGCTGTTGCAGCACCTGCACCCAGACCCGCTAGTCGCTCGAAACTGCCACCTCCGCCGGCGGCGACCAAGGGTACCTCCAACATGGTGGCCAACCGCACGGCCAATCAGTTCACACCTCGCTCCACCGCCATGCAGCTGGCCCTGCGCCAGGTGGAGATGCTGTGTCCACAGCCACCGCTAGTGGATGGCAAACCGTCGGCCGAGAACGATGCAGTCAGCGAGGCAGGCACCTACACCCTCGACGGGGACAACTATACGGAGGAGCAGAAGGATCTCATGAacatcgatagaaatttaaaggAGGCGGCCGCAAAGCAGCGACCCAAGCAATTGCCAGTTAAGTCCAGTCGTGGCAGCAATGTCCTCGAGGTCAACTACTACCACGAAACGCCGCTGCAAGAACAGCTGCCACAGCAATTGCCAGCACAGAGGAGTTCCACAGGTCAGAAAACTGATTTAgaagtatttatatataatagaAAGTTATAATTTACGTTCGATGATGAAAGATTTGTGTGAACCAGAGTTCAATGAGTTTCCTTAATTGAGCACACACTGATTACCGTTTATTTTTCCGCAGGTGCCTATCTGGATCAACTCAAGAGTCGCGTGCTGCGTCAGCAGGTTCCCCTATCGCCTCCAACTCCCCCGTCGCCGGCGGCGGATATGGGCTGCTTTACCAGTGTGACCACCAGTGGAGTGCTGGCCAAACAGCGCGCCTTGGATACCCATCCGAAGCTCAGTCGACACTCGCACAGCTTGTCCACCTCGCAGATCGACAGCTCCGAGTATGTTAGCAATGAGGCTAAACTTAGGCACACGCAAGCCTTGTCCGGATCGGCCACCGATCGCCAGAAGGCCGAGTATCGACTAAATGTGTTCACCACCAGCAACAATCAGCAGCACCAGTTGCCGGATACACCCACCACGCCCACGCAGAGCTCGGAGGCCGCATTGCTGCAGACGGCACAGACCAAGCAGGATTGGATCCAGGAGTGGGCGCGCAATGCGCGTGCCAGGAGCCTGGCGCAGGATGTGAGCGGCACGAGCGCCGCTCGCcggaagcagcaacaacagcagcaggcacAAGCGCAGGCACAGGTAAGCTAGTCAACCGGTTTTGCACCGGATTTTGGGCAAGCTTCTTTGATAAGTAATTTATGGAAAATCCCATTTTATTGGCATAATCTTGTCTGGCTAGTTTCGGGTGCTAAATGAGTCACCCTAAAAAATTCAACGGAGTATAAAAtgtgttttacttttttaagaATATAGAACAGAATGTATGCAACAATAACTTCTATAACACAGTTTCGTTTGAATAACTCGCTTTATTATGATGTAGTCGCAGTCATTGGAAATGTGATTTAACAAATAATTAGCGATATTTGCTATGTTCAAGTGACGTTGTGCTATTTAGCTGGCATTGTTTACCTCATCCTATTAACAGATTAGATTGCTGAAATGATTCATCACAGTGATCTAATGGATAAAACATACAAtgcaaaatttgtatataaaattaaaattattgtttgAAATTTTAGTTACATTAAAAGAATAATAATCATCATAATTCAAACATAACAACAATTTAAAGGATCAATTTTGTGAGATAAATTTGAGGGCAAAATGtttgtatataaattttaaattttacatttgttttacatatgtaaaatataCGTGAAGTAAAGACTGTCTTAGCACGGACACAAACCCATTTACAAAGCAAGCCATAAATGAAGTACTCTTTTTTGGGCTTAATTACAGAAAAAATGAGGAATGGGATTAATGAGGAAAACTGTTTGTTAAACTGTTTCTCTATACATAGAATTGGTTACTAATATTCCTTTCTTTAAATTTCAGCAACTGATGACGCGCAGCTATAATTGCTCCGACACGGGAGGCGATTCCTTGACGGACGACAGCCTCAGTTTGTACAACCAGCAGCGGCAGTATGCGGCGGCAGCCAAGCTCAATCGCAATCTGGCGGAGCGGTATCGCCTACTGGGCGACTGTGACTACGCCAGCGATCCGGCGCTGTGCAGCCAtggcggtggtggaggtggACAGGTGCTGGAACCAGGTTACAAGCCACCAAAGAGTCCCAGCAAGATACCCTCGCCGCTGCACACGCTGGGACGTGCGCGCAGTGCCAGTCGCTCGCGCCCGTCAACGGATGCATACTTGGAGCAAACGGCTGCGGCTATAAGTAATCTCCAGCAGTCACTTTCGCGCAGAAGTTCGGTTAAGTCACCGGCTCAGAGCAGTCCGCAGCATAGTCTGGAATCGGGAATGGGTGCCGGAGCTGGCGGTGGCTATAGACGATCTCCGCTCCATCGAGCGCTCATGACCAGCAGCATCAATGAGgcgcagctgcagctgctcacCAGTGGCGAGTATCTGCTGAAGCAATTGCGTCGCCGGAAAAACTCCCT is from Drosophila melanogaster chromosome 3L and encodes:
- the CG42671 gene encoding uncharacterized protein, isoform L; amino-acid sequence: MTSYANDTTTAAAATTATSAAATSSDGAAEAATTAVAAHQSAVGGVAPSADTSKVKSRDNLSIGRGQYVDDDGNSSDGREKADTTPENIKKIAEIIDSPDGTTSANSPIPSPRHVQLRNPMNPGFVGLGAAIDDSCGKFCLGKPPPSPAEKAAAAQSRANQQHGTPPGNSNSSNSNHKSAAAVEEENSSESNTTTKASLAFTIDHFDASENDSAAQAARYKNMMERFQNRHKRGASMSKLETEKDNTTATSNSGRQSQRSSLDAGSSMADDVSSLTAATPSSEQAPPVQVKMRVRDRSASRVRDASKRHSWSPRSSANATEAVAAPAPRPASRSKLPPPPAATKGTSNMVANRTANQFTPRSTAMQLALRQVEMLCPQPPLVDGKPSAENDAVSEAGTYTLDGDNYTEEQKDLMNIDRNLKEAAAKQRPKQLPVKSSRGSNVLEVNYYHETPLQEQLPQQLPAQRSSTGAYLDQLKSRVLRQQVPLSPPTPPSPAADMGCFTSVTTSGVLAKQRALDTHPKLSRHSHSLSTSQIDSSEYVSNEAKLRHTQALSGSATDRQKAEYRLNVFTTSNNQQHQLPDTPTTPTQSSEAALLQTAQTKQDWIQEWARNARARSLAQDVSGTSAARRKQQQQQQAQAQAQQLMTRSYNCSDTGGDSLTDDSLSLYNQQRQYAAAAKLNRNLAERYRLLGDCDYASDPALCSHGGGGGGQVLEPGYKPPKSPSKIPSPLHTLGRARSASRSRPSTDAYLEQTAAAISNLQQSLSRRSSVKSPAQSSPQHSLESGMGAGAGGGYRRSPLHRALMTSSINEAQLQLLTSGEYLLKQLRRRKNSLEYDPSQEVEHVEPAAAPLSPLRRSSSFQQQQGQPPVRQARPNFQNLYTPPAARHAHALSTVHQQQQLKKSASSNNFEQAYSDYDNELQYYINDEDEMGTTGAYYSSNEEEEAVENHEDQGAVPLSNTRMNKALLMRIERSKQRVAGTQAPAKPTSAPAGKLSMAQSGAGLVACPNTPEMPRRGIKSAPRAAPGSGNRVARQSMPRETSLSRLAQQVPSSLANAKKQLLQTANAGVTSNSRDQRVQPKYMDISKYKSAQSNNFLRKNDAKSTLKPADQMKRSPSASSMGLSRGEGTRASNRSVRSAASAMNTSTTSLGGGNPGSRNSSAIRRDASVNKQKEAEMAMWKRRSTYDPMKAAAEDRRKKEEARRAQNEAQRQINDDVDEIPFESVLRPANNMTITSGGNSYSPRNSVENDAWTLGESSEYGEYPDDYDENDEEHGDEDIDYVGQESDDVFETESGEAAVQGAQ
- the CG42671 gene encoding uncharacterized protein, isoform J produces the protein MTSYANDTTTAAAATTATSAAATSSDGAAEAATTAVAAHQSAVGGVAPSADTSKVKSRDNLSIGRGQYVDDDGNSSDGREKADTTPENIKKIAEIIDSPDGTTSANSPIPSPRHVQLRNPMNPGFVGLGAAIDDSCGKFCLGKPPPSPAEKAAAAQSRANQQHGTPPGNSNSSNSNHKSAAAVEEENSSESNTTTKASLAFTIDHFDASENDSAAQAARYKNMMERFQNRHKRGASMSKLETEKDNTTATSNSGRQSQRSSLDAGSSMADDVSSLTAATPSSEQAPPVQVKMRVRDRSASRVRDASKRHSWSPRSSANATEAVAAPAPRPASRSKLPPPPAATKGTSNMVANRTANQFTPRSTAMQLALRQVEMLCPQPPLVDGKPSAENDAVSEAGTYTLDGDNYTEEQKDLMNIDRNLKEAAAKQRPKQLPVKSSRGSNVLEVNYYHETPLQEQLPQQLPAQRSSTGAYLDQLKSRVLRQQVPLSPPTPPSPAADMGCFTSVTTSGVLAKQRALDTHPKLSRHSHSLSTSQIDSSEYVSNEAKLRHTQALSGSATDRQKAEYRLNVFTTSNNQQHQLPDTPTTPTQSSEAALLQTAQTKQDWIQEWARNARARSLAQDVSGTSAARRKQQQQQQAQAQAQQLMTRSYNCSDTGGDSLTDDSLSLYNQQRQYAAAAKLNRNLAERYRLLGDCDYASDPALCSHGGGGGGQVLEPGYKPPKSPSKIPSPLHTLGRARSASRSRPSTDAYLEQTAAAISNLQQSLSRRSSVKSPAQSSPQHSLESGMGAGAGGGYRRSPLHRALMTSSINEAQLQLLTSGEYLLKQLRRRKNSLEYDPSQEVEHVEPAAAPLSPLRRSSSFQQQQGQPPVRQARPNFQNLYTPPAARHAHALSTVHQQQQLKKSASSNNFEQAYSDYDNELQYYINDEDEMGTTGAYYSSNEEEEAVENHEDQGAVPLSNTRMNKALLMRIERSKQRVAGTQAPAKPTSAPAGKLSMAQSGAGLVACPNTPEMPRRGIKSAPRAAPGSGNRVARQSMPRETSLSRLAQQVPSSLANAKKQLLQTANAGVTSNSRDQRVQPKYMDISKYKSAQSNNFLRKNDAKSTLKPADQMKRSPSASSMGLSRGEGTRASNRSVRSAASAMNTSTTSLGGGNPGSRNSSAIRRDASVNKQKEAEMAMWKRRSTYDPMKAAAEDRRKKEEARRAQNEAQRQINDDVDEIPFERPSRSHYRRGQL
- the CG42671 gene encoding uncharacterized protein, isoform E, whose protein sequence is MTSYANDTTTAAAATTATSAAATSSDGAAEAATTAVAAHQSAVGGVAPSADTSKVKSRDNLSIGRGQYVDDDGNSSDGREKADTTPENIKKIAEIIDSPDGTTSANSPIPSPRHVQLRNPMNPGFVGLGAAIDDSCGKFCLGKPPPSPAEKAAAQSRANQQHGTPPGNSNSSNSNHKSAAAVEEENSSESNTTTKASLAFTIDHFDASENDSAAQAARYKNMMERFQNRHKRGASMSKLETEKDNTTATSNSGRQSQRSSLDAGSSMADDVSSLTAATPSSEQAPPVQVKMRVRDRSASRVRDASKRHSWSPRSSANATEAVAAPAPRPASRSKLPPPPAATKGTSNMVANRTANQFTPRSTAMQLALRQVEMLCPQPPLVDGKPSAENDAVSEAGTYTLDGDNYTEEQKDLMNIDRNLKEAAAKQRPKQLPVKSSRGSNVLEVNYYHETPLQEQLPQQLPAQRSSTGAYLDQLKSRVLRQQVPLSPPTPPSPAADMGCFTSVTTSGVLAKQRALDTHPKLSRHSHSLSTSQIDSSEYVSNEAKLRHTQALSGSATDRQKAEYRLNVFTTSNNQQHQLPDTPTTPTQSSEAALLQTAQTKQDWIQEWARNARARSLAQDVSGTSAARRKQQQQQQAQAQAQQLMTRSYNCSDTGGDSLTDDSLSLYNQQRQYAAAAKLNRNLAERYRLLGDCDYASDPALCSHGGGGGGQVLEPGYKPPKSPSKIPSPLHTLGRARSASRSRPSTDAYLEQTAAAISNLQQSLSRRSSVKSPAQSSPQHSLESGMGAGAGGGYRRSPLHRALMTSSINEAQLQLLTSGEYLLKQLRRRKNSLEYDPSQEVEHVEPAAAPLSPLRRSSSFQQQQGQPPVRQARPNFQNLYTPPAARHAHALSTVHQQQQLKKSASSNNFEQAYSDYDNELQYYINDEDEMGTTGAYYSSNEEEEAVENHEDQGAVPLSNTRMNKALLMRIERSKQRVAGTQAPAKPTSAPAGKLSMAQSGAGLVACPNTPEMPRRGIKSAPRAAPGSGNRVARQSMPRETSLSRLAQQVPSSLANAKKQLLQTANAGVTSNSRDQRVQPKYMDISKYKSAQSNNFLRKNDAKSTLKPADQMKRSPSASSMGLSRGEGTRASNRSVRSAASAMNTSTTSLGGGNPGSRNSSAIRRDASVNKQKEAEMAMWKRRSTYDPMKAAAEDRRKKEEARRAQNEAQRQINDDVDEIPFERPSRSHYRRGQL